A single genomic interval of bacterium harbors:
- the mreC gene encoding rod shape-determining protein MreC — translation MRGFLSQHRAFLLAVLLVLLGLHLATSSLDKGEDTGQIGRIILDVYTPVHAAIAWPIERVADYLEEYVFIFGAGRENKLLRDRVEELTLEVARLREAERENDRLRTLVAFREERAKEAIVAKVIARNVSQEFRTAIVNKGRNDGVERNMIAYTPNGLVGHVTEATARAAKILLIVDGTSVVDAVAQSTRASGLVRGRGAATCVMEFVQRTDSVEIGDSVVSSGVGGVFPSGFVIGAVTSIDNESNDMFQNVEITPAVNFADIEEILIAPGIPAPPPELAETVR, via the coding sequence TTTCTGCTGGCCGTTCTGCTGGTGCTGCTTGGCTTGCACCTGGCCACGTCCTCGCTCGACAAGGGCGAGGACACCGGCCAGATTGGCCGCATCATCCTTGACGTCTACACCCCCGTGCACGCCGCGATCGCCTGGCCGATCGAGCGCGTTGCCGATTATCTCGAGGAATACGTCTTCATCTTCGGCGCGGGCCGCGAAAACAAGCTCCTGCGCGACCGCGTCGAGGAGCTGACGCTCGAGGTCGCCCGGCTGCGCGAGGCCGAGCGCGAGAACGACCGCCTGCGCACCCTCGTCGCGTTCCGCGAGGAGCGGGCGAAGGAGGCGATCGTCGCCAAGGTCATCGCCCGCAACGTTTCGCAAGAATTTCGCACCGCGATCGTCAACAAGGGCCGCAACGACGGCGTCGAACGCAACATGATCGCCTACACGCCGAACGGCCTTGTCGGCCACGTCACCGAGGCGACGGCGCGCGCCGCGAAGATCCTGCTGATCGTTGACGGAACGTCCGTCGTGGACGCGGTGGCGCAATCGACCCGCGCGTCGGGCCTCGTGCGCGGCCGGGGCGCCGCGACGTGCGTCATGGAATTCGTGCAACGGACGGACTCGGTCGAAATCGGCGATTCGGTCGTCAGCTCCGGCGTCGGCGGCGTTTTCCCGTCCGGCTTTGTCATCGGCGCCGTGACGTCGATCGACAACGAATCCAACGACATGTTCCAGAACGTCGAGATCACGCCCGCGGTCAATTTCGCGGACATCGAGGAAATCCTCATCGCGCCCGGCATACCCGCCCC